From a single Ailuropoda melanoleuca isolate Jingjing chromosome 12, ASM200744v2, whole genome shotgun sequence genomic region:
- the SPATA33 gene encoding spermatogenesis-associated protein 33: MDRRSQETQKPPDTKPAQSFQGKKGAAKRQRPSSSEVGENPEVKVKASKERAAVPQIIITRASTETLTSYSSIGSEEQRTIKEQVEWGPYYRHRNPSTVDAYDFQE, from the exons ATGGACAGGCGTTCTCAAGAGACCCAGAAGCCTCCAGACACCAAGCCTGCACAGAGCTTCCAAGGGAAGAAGGGGGCAGCCAAGCGACAGCGGCCTTCTTCGTCTGAAGTCGGAG agAACCCTGAGGTAAAGGTAAAGGCGAGCAAGGAGAGAGCTGCCGTCCCACAGATCATCATCACGAGAGCCTCCACAGAGACTCTAACCAGCTACAGTTCCATCGGAAGCGAAGAGCAGAGAACCATTAAGGAACAGGTTGAATGGGGCCCCTACTACCGACATAGAAACCCCAGTACAGTAGACGCCTATGATTTCCAAGAATAA
- the CDK10 gene encoding cyclin-dependent kinase 10 isoform X2, with amino-acid sequence MADTESESEQIRLKCIRKDGFFTVPPEHRLGRCRSVKEFEKLNRIGEGTYGIVYRARDTQTDEIVALKKVRMDKEKDGVPISSLREITLLLRLRHPNIVELKEVVVGNHLESIFLVMGYCEQDLASLLENMPTPFSEAQVKCIVLQVLRGLQYLHQNFIIHRDLKVSNLLMTDKGCVKTADFGLARAYGIPVKPMTPKVVTLWYRAPELLLGTTTQTTSIDMWAMGCILAELLAHKPLLPGTSEIHQVDLIVQLLGTPSENIWPGFSRLPLVGQYSLRKQPYNNLKHKFPWLSEAGLRLLNFLFMYDPKKRATATDGLESSYFKEKPLR; translated from the exons ATGGCGGACACGGAGTCCGAGTCGGAGCAGATCCGTCTGAAGTGTATCCGTAAGGACGGCTTCTTCACGGTGCCTCCGGAACACAGG CTGGGACGGTGTCGGAGTGTGAAGGAGTTTGAGAAGCTGAACCGCATCGGGGAAGGCACCTATGGCATTGTGT ATCGGGCCCGGGACACCCAGACAGATGAGATTGTTGCCCTGAAGAAAGTGCGGATGGACAAGGAGAAGGATG GGGTCCCCATCAGCAGCCTTCGAGAGATCACACTGCTCCTTCGCCTTCGACATCCAAATATCGTGGAGCTAAAGGAAGTGGTTGTTGGGAACCACCTGGAGAG caTCTTTCTGGTGATGGGTTATTGTGAGCAAGATCTGGCCAGCCTTCTGGAGAACATGCCGACACCCTTCTCTGAGGCCCAG GTCAAGTGCATTGTGCTGCAGGTACTCCGAGGCCTTCAGTACCTGCACCAGAACTTCATCATCCACAG GGACCTGAAGGTGTCCAACTTGCTCATGACCGATAAGGGCTGTGTGAAGACAG CGGATTTCGGCCTGGCCCGGGCCTATGGCATTCCAGTGAAGCCAATGACCCCCAAGGTGGTCACACTCTG GTACCGAGCCCCCGAACTGCTTTTGGGAACCACCACTCAGACCACAAGCATCGACATGTG GGCCATGGGCTGCATCCTGGCCGAGCTGCTGGCCCACAAGCCCCTTCTCCCCGGCACATCCGAGATCCACCAGGTGGACCTGATTGTGCAGCTGCTGGGGACGCCCAGTGAGAACATCTGGCCG GGTTTCTCCAGGCTCCCACTGGTGGGTCAGTACAGCCTCAGGAAGCAGCCCTACAACAACCTCAAACACAAGTTCCCGTGGCTCTCAGAGGCTGGCCTGCGCCTGCTCAACTTCCTCTTCATGTACGACCCCAAGAAAAG GGCAACGGCTACAGACGGCTTGGAGAGCTCCTACTTCAAGGAGAAGCCCTTGC GGTAG
- the CDK10 gene encoding cyclin-dependent kinase 10 isoform X1: MADTESESEQIRLKCIRKDGFFTVPPEHRLGRCRSVKEFEKLNRIGEGTYGIVYRARDTQTDEIVALKKVRMDKEKDGVPISSLREITLLLRLRHPNIVELKEVVVGNHLESIFLVMGYCEQDLASLLENMPTPFSEAQVKCIVLQVLRGLQYLHQNFIIHRDLKVSNLLMTDKGCVKTADFGLARAYGIPVKPMTPKVVTLWYRAPELLLGTTTQTTSIDMWAMGCILAELLAHKPLLPGTSEIHQVDLIVQLLGTPSENIWPGFSRLPLVGQYSLRKQPYNNLKHKFPWLSEAGLRLLNFLFMYDPKKRATATDGLESSYFKEKPLPCEPELMPTFPHHRNKRAVPATSEGQGKRCKP; this comes from the exons ATGGCGGACACGGAGTCCGAGTCGGAGCAGATCCGTCTGAAGTGTATCCGTAAGGACGGCTTCTTCACGGTGCCTCCGGAACACAGG CTGGGACGGTGTCGGAGTGTGAAGGAGTTTGAGAAGCTGAACCGCATCGGGGAAGGCACCTATGGCATTGTGT ATCGGGCCCGGGACACCCAGACAGATGAGATTGTTGCCCTGAAGAAAGTGCGGATGGACAAGGAGAAGGATG GGGTCCCCATCAGCAGCCTTCGAGAGATCACACTGCTCCTTCGCCTTCGACATCCAAATATCGTGGAGCTAAAGGAAGTGGTTGTTGGGAACCACCTGGAGAG caTCTTTCTGGTGATGGGTTATTGTGAGCAAGATCTGGCCAGCCTTCTGGAGAACATGCCGACACCCTTCTCTGAGGCCCAG GTCAAGTGCATTGTGCTGCAGGTACTCCGAGGCCTTCAGTACCTGCACCAGAACTTCATCATCCACAG GGACCTGAAGGTGTCCAACTTGCTCATGACCGATAAGGGCTGTGTGAAGACAG CGGATTTCGGCCTGGCCCGGGCCTATGGCATTCCAGTGAAGCCAATGACCCCCAAGGTGGTCACACTCTG GTACCGAGCCCCCGAACTGCTTTTGGGAACCACCACTCAGACCACAAGCATCGACATGTG GGCCATGGGCTGCATCCTGGCCGAGCTGCTGGCCCACAAGCCCCTTCTCCCCGGCACATCCGAGATCCACCAGGTGGACCTGATTGTGCAGCTGCTGGGGACGCCCAGTGAGAACATCTGGCCG GGTTTCTCCAGGCTCCCACTGGTGGGTCAGTACAGCCTCAGGAAGCAGCCCTACAACAACCTCAAACACAAGTTCCCGTGGCTCTCAGAGGCTGGCCTGCGCCTGCTCAACTTCCTCTTCATGTACGACCCCAAGAAAAG GGCAACGGCTACAGACGGCTTGGAGAGCTCCTACTTCAAGGAGAAGCCCTTGC cctgtgagCCGGAGCTCATGCCTACCTTCCCCCACCACCGCAACAAGCGGGCCGTCCCGGCCACGTCTGAGGGCCAGGGCAAGCGCTGTAAGCCCTGA
- the CDK10 gene encoding cyclin-dependent kinase 10 isoform X3 — protein sequence MFVKEIAARLLGRCRSVKEFEKLNRIGEGTYGIVYRARDTQTDEIVALKKVRMDKEKDGVPISSLREITLLLRLRHPNIVELKEVVVGNHLESIFLVMGYCEQDLASLLENMPTPFSEAQVKCIVLQVLRGLQYLHQNFIIHRDLKVSNLLMTDKGCVKTADFGLARAYGIPVKPMTPKVVTLWYRAPELLLGTTTQTTSIDMWAMGCILAELLAHKPLLPGTSEIHQVDLIVQLLGTPSENIWPGFSRLPLVGQYSLRKQPYNNLKHKFPWLSEAGLRLLNFLFMYDPKKRATATDGLESSYFKEKPLPCEPELMPTFPHHRNKRAVPATSEGQGKRCKP from the exons ATGTTTGTAAAAGAAATTGCTGCTAGACTA CTGGGACGGTGTCGGAGTGTGAAGGAGTTTGAGAAGCTGAACCGCATCGGGGAAGGCACCTATGGCATTGTGT ATCGGGCCCGGGACACCCAGACAGATGAGATTGTTGCCCTGAAGAAAGTGCGGATGGACAAGGAGAAGGATG GGGTCCCCATCAGCAGCCTTCGAGAGATCACACTGCTCCTTCGCCTTCGACATCCAAATATCGTGGAGCTAAAGGAAGTGGTTGTTGGGAACCACCTGGAGAG caTCTTTCTGGTGATGGGTTATTGTGAGCAAGATCTGGCCAGCCTTCTGGAGAACATGCCGACACCCTTCTCTGAGGCCCAG GTCAAGTGCATTGTGCTGCAGGTACTCCGAGGCCTTCAGTACCTGCACCAGAACTTCATCATCCACAG GGACCTGAAGGTGTCCAACTTGCTCATGACCGATAAGGGCTGTGTGAAGACAG CGGATTTCGGCCTGGCCCGGGCCTATGGCATTCCAGTGAAGCCAATGACCCCCAAGGTGGTCACACTCTG GTACCGAGCCCCCGAACTGCTTTTGGGAACCACCACTCAGACCACAAGCATCGACATGTG GGCCATGGGCTGCATCCTGGCCGAGCTGCTGGCCCACAAGCCCCTTCTCCCCGGCACATCCGAGATCCACCAGGTGGACCTGATTGTGCAGCTGCTGGGGACGCCCAGTGAGAACATCTGGCCG GGTTTCTCCAGGCTCCCACTGGTGGGTCAGTACAGCCTCAGGAAGCAGCCCTACAACAACCTCAAACACAAGTTCCCGTGGCTCTCAGAGGCTGGCCTGCGCCTGCTCAACTTCCTCTTCATGTACGACCCCAAGAAAAG GGCAACGGCTACAGACGGCTTGGAGAGCTCCTACTTCAAGGAGAAGCCCTTGC cctgtgagCCGGAGCTCATGCCTACCTTCCCCCACCACCGCAACAAGCGGGCCGTCCCGGCCACGTCTGAGGGCCAGGGCAAGCGCTGTAAGCCCTGA
- the CDK10 gene encoding cyclin-dependent kinase 10 isoform X4, whose amino-acid sequence MDKEKDGVPISSLREITLLLRLRHPNIVELKEVVVGNHLESIFLVMGYCEQDLASLLENMPTPFSEAQVKCIVLQVLRGLQYLHQNFIIHRDLKVSNLLMTDKGCVKTADFGLARAYGIPVKPMTPKVVTLWYRAPELLLGTTTQTTSIDMWAMGCILAELLAHKPLLPGTSEIHQVDLIVQLLGTPSENIWPGFSRLPLVGQYSLRKQPYNNLKHKFPWLSEAGLRLLNFLFMYDPKKRATATDGLESSYFKEKPLPCEPELMPTFPHHRNKRAVPATSEGQGKRCKP is encoded by the exons ATGGACAAGGAGAAGGATG GGGTCCCCATCAGCAGCCTTCGAGAGATCACACTGCTCCTTCGCCTTCGACATCCAAATATCGTGGAGCTAAAGGAAGTGGTTGTTGGGAACCACCTGGAGAG caTCTTTCTGGTGATGGGTTATTGTGAGCAAGATCTGGCCAGCCTTCTGGAGAACATGCCGACACCCTTCTCTGAGGCCCAG GTCAAGTGCATTGTGCTGCAGGTACTCCGAGGCCTTCAGTACCTGCACCAGAACTTCATCATCCACAG GGACCTGAAGGTGTCCAACTTGCTCATGACCGATAAGGGCTGTGTGAAGACAG CGGATTTCGGCCTGGCCCGGGCCTATGGCATTCCAGTGAAGCCAATGACCCCCAAGGTGGTCACACTCTG GTACCGAGCCCCCGAACTGCTTTTGGGAACCACCACTCAGACCACAAGCATCGACATGTG GGCCATGGGCTGCATCCTGGCCGAGCTGCTGGCCCACAAGCCCCTTCTCCCCGGCACATCCGAGATCCACCAGGTGGACCTGATTGTGCAGCTGCTGGGGACGCCCAGTGAGAACATCTGGCCG GGTTTCTCCAGGCTCCCACTGGTGGGTCAGTACAGCCTCAGGAAGCAGCCCTACAACAACCTCAAACACAAGTTCCCGTGGCTCTCAGAGGCTGGCCTGCGCCTGCTCAACTTCCTCTTCATGTACGACCCCAAGAAAAG GGCAACGGCTACAGACGGCTTGGAGAGCTCCTACTTCAAGGAGAAGCCCTTGC cctgtgagCCGGAGCTCATGCCTACCTTCCCCCACCACCGCAACAAGCGGGCCGTCCCGGCCACGTCTGAGGGCCAGGGCAAGCGCTGTAAGCCCTGA
- the SPATA2L gene encoding spermatogenesis-associated protein 2-like protein isoform X2, which translates to MGSSSLSEDYRLCLERELRRGRAGVCGDPSLRAVLWQILVEDFDLHGALQDDALALLTDGLWGRADLAPALRGLARAFELLELAAVHLYLLPWRKEFTTIKTFSGGYVHVLKGALSEDLLLQSFQKMGYVPRDNHCLMMAALPPACQLVQVALGCFALRLECEILGEVLAQLGTSVLPADELLQARRASADVASCVAWLQQWLAQEEQPPPLPPRSSPTVYQSPLDLYRDLQEDEGSEEASLYGGPSPGPDSPPPELACGPLLWEQSAKLWGARGGAWEPLGEAEVLPQSSSPPYGASEEELEPEPTAFSFLSLRRELLSQPADVAAPKAPGSPGRASPQPPGYQAHSCLAPGALPTLCCDTCRQLHAPHCAALPTCRPGHALRPLLSDTQRRLWLQRAQVDTLLYDGPRAQP; encoded by the exons ATGGGCAGCAGCTCGCTGTCCGAGGACTACCGTCTGTGCCTGGAGCGTGAGCTGCGGCGTGGCCGCGCGGGCGTGTGCGGGGACCCATCGCTGCGCGCGGTGCTGTGGCAGATCCTGGTGGAGGACTTCGACCTGCACGGGGCGCTGCAGGACGACGCGCTGGCGCTGCTCACCGACGGCCTGTGGGGCCGCGCCGATCTGGCCCCCGCGCTGCGCGGCCTGGCCCGCGCCTTCGAGCTGCTGGAGCTGGCTGCTGTGCACCTGTACCTGCTACCCTGGAGGAAGGAGTTCACCACCATCAAG ACCTTTTCAGGGGGCTACGTACACGTGCTCAAGGGCGCCCTCTCCGAGGACCTCCTTctccagagcttccagaagaTGGGTTACGTGCCCAGGGACAACCACTGCCTCATGATGGCTGCCCTGCCACCCGCCTGCCAACTGGTGCAAGTGGCCCTGGGCTGCTTCGCCCTCCGGCTGGAGTGTGAAATCCTGGGCGAGGTGCTCGCGCAGCTGGGGACCAGCGTGCTACCAGCAGATGAGCTGCTGCAGGCCCGACGGGCCAGTGCAGACGTGGCCTCCTGTGTGGCCTGGCTGCAGCAGTGGCTGGCCCAGGAAGAGCAGCCGCCACCTCTGCCCCCCCGGAGTTCCCCAACTGTCTACCAGAGCCCGCTGGACCTCTACCGGGACCTGCAGGAGGACGAGGGCTCGGAGGAGGCCAGCCTGTACGGTGGGCCCTCACCAGGCCCCGACTCACCACCCCCAGAGCTGGCCTGCGGCCCTCTGCTGTGGGAACAGAGCGCCAAACTGTGGGGGGccaggggcggggcctgggagCCCCTAGGGGAGGCAGAGGTGCTGCCGCAGTCCAGCAGCCCACCCTACGGGGCCTCGGAGGAGGAGCTGGAGCCGGAGCCTACggccttctccttcctctccctgcgaCGTGAGCTGCTCAGTCAGCCTGCAGATGTGGCGGCTCCCAAAGCCCCAGGGAGCCCCGGGCgggccagcccccagccccctggctaCCAGGCACACAGCTGCCTAGCTCCTGGTGCCCTGCCCACCCTCTGCTGTGATACTTGTCGCCAGCTGCACGCGCCCCACTGTgctgccctgcccacctgccGTCCAGGCCACGCGCTCCGCCCACTGCTCAGTGACACCCAGCGGCGCCTCTGGCTGCAGCGCGCACAGGTGGACACCCTGCTCTACGACGGACCCAGGGCCCAACCTTAG
- the SPATA2L gene encoding spermatogenesis-associated protein 2-like protein isoform X1, with the protein MWMLGGGSRGGRTAGGERSRVPDTVPPPARMGSSSLSEDYRLCLERELRRGRAGVCGDPSLRAVLWQILVEDFDLHGALQDDALALLTDGLWGRADLAPALRGLARAFELLELAAVHLYLLPWRKEFTTIKTFSGGYVHVLKGALSEDLLLQSFQKMGYVPRDNHCLMMAALPPACQLVQVALGCFALRLECEILGEVLAQLGTSVLPADELLQARRASADVASCVAWLQQWLAQEEQPPPLPPRSSPTVYQSPLDLYRDLQEDEGSEEASLYGGPSPGPDSPPPELACGPLLWEQSAKLWGARGGAWEPLGEAEVLPQSSSPPYGASEEELEPEPTAFSFLSLRRELLSQPADVAAPKAPGSPGRASPQPPGYQAHSCLAPGALPTLCCDTCRQLHAPHCAALPTCRPGHALRPLLSDTQRRLWLQRAQVDTLLYDGPRAQP; encoded by the exons ATGTGGATGCTGGGTGGGGGCTCGCGGGGGGGGCGCACAGCCGGCGGGGAGAGGTCTCGGGTTCCTGACACCGTACCCCCGCCCGCCAGAATGGGCAGCAGCTCGCTGTCCGAGGACTACCGTCTGTGCCTGGAGCGTGAGCTGCGGCGTGGCCGCGCGGGCGTGTGCGGGGACCCATCGCTGCGCGCGGTGCTGTGGCAGATCCTGGTGGAGGACTTCGACCTGCACGGGGCGCTGCAGGACGACGCGCTGGCGCTGCTCACCGACGGCCTGTGGGGCCGCGCCGATCTGGCCCCCGCGCTGCGCGGCCTGGCCCGCGCCTTCGAGCTGCTGGAGCTGGCTGCTGTGCACCTGTACCTGCTACCCTGGAGGAAGGAGTTCACCACCATCAAG ACCTTTTCAGGGGGCTACGTACACGTGCTCAAGGGCGCCCTCTCCGAGGACCTCCTTctccagagcttccagaagaTGGGTTACGTGCCCAGGGACAACCACTGCCTCATGATGGCTGCCCTGCCACCCGCCTGCCAACTGGTGCAAGTGGCCCTGGGCTGCTTCGCCCTCCGGCTGGAGTGTGAAATCCTGGGCGAGGTGCTCGCGCAGCTGGGGACCAGCGTGCTACCAGCAGATGAGCTGCTGCAGGCCCGACGGGCCAGTGCAGACGTGGCCTCCTGTGTGGCCTGGCTGCAGCAGTGGCTGGCCCAGGAAGAGCAGCCGCCACCTCTGCCCCCCCGGAGTTCCCCAACTGTCTACCAGAGCCCGCTGGACCTCTACCGGGACCTGCAGGAGGACGAGGGCTCGGAGGAGGCCAGCCTGTACGGTGGGCCCTCACCAGGCCCCGACTCACCACCCCCAGAGCTGGCCTGCGGCCCTCTGCTGTGGGAACAGAGCGCCAAACTGTGGGGGGccaggggcggggcctgggagCCCCTAGGGGAGGCAGAGGTGCTGCCGCAGTCCAGCAGCCCACCCTACGGGGCCTCGGAGGAGGAGCTGGAGCCGGAGCCTACggccttctccttcctctccctgcgaCGTGAGCTGCTCAGTCAGCCTGCAGATGTGGCGGCTCCCAAAGCCCCAGGGAGCCCCGGGCgggccagcccccagccccctggctaCCAGGCACACAGCTGCCTAGCTCCTGGTGCCCTGCCCACCCTCTGCTGTGATACTTGTCGCCAGCTGCACGCGCCCCACTGTgctgccctgcccacctgccGTCCAGGCCACGCGCTCCGCCCACTGCTCAGTGACACCCAGCGGCGCCTCTGGCTGCAGCGCGCACAGGTGGACACCCTGCTCTACGACGGACCCAGGGCCCAACCTTAG